A genomic segment from Nocardiopsis sp. Huas11 encodes:
- a CDS encoding ABC transporter ATP-binding protein codes for MSALVVEGVRKRFGTTSVLRGVDLEVSDSSFGALLGPSGCGKTTLLRLVAGFERPDGGTIAVGGRRLADGNGVHVRPERRGIGIVPQEGALFPHLSVARNVAFGLGRRWRERTGARSTRGARTAEVLELVGLSGYGRRMPHELSGGQQQRVALARALAPEPELILLDEPFNALDPTLRADLRAEVRDVLRTAGVTGLLVTHDPGEALSTADHVALMRDGEIVQQGTPRHVYEYPRDAGLAGYLGETVVLPGELRAGRVQCALGTLAHDGEWSAPGNEGPGTVVLRPERVEFAEHTATSRAFAPGAREDGVLARVAEVTFAGHDTVVHLVVDDCGTRVRARSHRRPAPEVGALVRVRVSGEVSFFTGDRARAWDRDPRGAEDAVVSRRR; via the coding sequence ATGAGCGCCCTCGTCGTCGAAGGTGTGCGCAAGCGCTTCGGAACCACGAGTGTCCTGCGCGGCGTCGACCTGGAGGTGTCCGACTCCTCGTTCGGCGCCCTGCTCGGTCCGTCCGGGTGCGGTAAGACGACGCTGCTCCGACTCGTAGCCGGGTTCGAGCGCCCCGACGGCGGCACGATCGCGGTCGGCGGTCGGCGCCTGGCCGACGGGAACGGCGTGCACGTCCGGCCGGAGCGGCGCGGGATCGGGATCGTGCCCCAGGAGGGCGCTCTGTTTCCCCACCTGTCGGTGGCGCGCAACGTCGCCTTCGGGCTCGGGCGGCGGTGGCGCGAGCGGACGGGCGCCAGGAGCACCCGCGGGGCCAGGACGGCCGAGGTCCTGGAGCTGGTCGGCCTGTCGGGCTATGGGCGGCGGATGCCGCACGAGCTCTCTGGCGGGCAGCAGCAGAGGGTCGCGCTCGCCCGGGCGCTGGCGCCCGAACCGGAGCTGATCCTGCTCGACGAGCCCTTCAACGCTCTGGATCCGACGCTGCGCGCCGACCTGAGGGCCGAGGTTCGAGACGTCCTCCGGACGGCGGGGGTGACCGGACTCCTGGTCACCCATGATCCCGGCGAGGCGCTGTCCACGGCCGACCACGTGGCGCTGATGCGGGACGGGGAGATCGTGCAGCAAGGCACGCCGCGGCACGTCTACGAGTACCCCCGTGACGCCGGGCTCGCCGGCTACCTGGGGGAGACCGTGGTACTCCCGGGAGAGTTGCGCGCGGGCCGCGTCCAGTGCGCGCTGGGCACGCTGGCGCACGATGGGGAGTGGTCCGCCCCGGGGAACGAGGGGCCGGGCACCGTGGTGCTACGGCCCGAGCGGGTCGAGTTCGCGGAGCACACCGCGACGTCCCGCGCGTTCGCGCCGGGCGCGCGGGAGGACGGGGTCCTCGCCCGGGTGGCCGAGGTGACCTTCGCGGGACACGACACCGTCGTCCACCTGGTGGTGGATGACTGCGGGACCAGGGTCAGGGCACGGTCCCACCGCCGCCCGGCACCGGAGGTGGGCGCGCTGGTGCGCGTTCGGGTGTCGGGAGAGGTCTCCTTCTTCACCGGTGACCGGGCGCGGGCCTGGGATCGGGACCCCAGAGGGGCCGAAGACGCGGTGGTGTCGAGGCGCCGGTGA
- a CDS encoding cell division protein CrgA: MPKSRSDRKKKAVYTPPPSKEKPQVSPRWLVPTMLGFFILGILWIAVYYIAGQYVPYMQDWHNWNLLIGFSGIIVAVVLSTRWH, from the coding sequence GTGCCCAAGTCCCGCAGCGATCGCAAGAAGAAGGCTGTCTACACGCCGCCTCCTTCCAAAGAGAAGCCCCAGGTAAGCCCGCGCTGGCTCGTGCCGACGATGCTGGGCTTCTTCATCCTGGGCATCCTCTGGATCGCGGTCTACTACATCGCGGGGCAGTACGTCCCGTACATGCAGGACTGGCACAACTGGAACCTGCTGATCGGTTTCAGCGGCATCATCGTCGCCGTCGTGCTGTCCACGCGCTGGCACTGA
- a CDS encoding DUF1707 and DUF4870 domain-containing protein, with protein sequence MRRKETRPGIQPHLRLTHADRDAVAEVLREAYSQGQLDEDEFEERLDTAMRAKLGAELEPLTADLGVAPMGASGGPEAAAAAKDKPGPKEPLESTSTERVLAGVGHAGNYFFPVLVPLLIFLVSDRTSPYLRRQALESLNFQLFCIIGGIVSVLLAWLVLPIAVLLYVLVGWMVLPAAATIASLLGHNWRYPMLFRVVKDD encoded by the coding sequence GTGAGGCGAAAAGAGACCCGGCCCGGTATCCAGCCCCATCTCCGGCTCACCCACGCGGACCGCGACGCCGTCGCGGAAGTCCTCCGCGAGGCGTACAGCCAGGGGCAACTCGACGAGGACGAGTTCGAGGAACGCCTGGACACCGCGATGCGCGCCAAGCTCGGCGCCGAACTGGAGCCGCTCACGGCGGACCTGGGCGTCGCGCCGATGGGCGCGTCCGGCGGGCCCGAGGCGGCGGCCGCCGCCAAGGACAAGCCCGGGCCCAAGGAACCCCTGGAGAGCACGTCCACGGAGCGGGTGCTCGCCGGCGTCGGCCACGCGGGCAACTACTTCTTCCCCGTCCTCGTGCCGCTGCTGATCTTCCTGGTCAGCGACCGCACGTCCCCGTACCTGCGCCGGCAGGCCCTGGAGTCGCTGAACTTCCAGCTCTTCTGCATCATCGGCGGGATCGTGAGCGTGCTCCTGGCCTGGCTGGTGCTGCCGATCGCCGTCCTGCTCTACGTCCTGGTGGGGTGGATGGTCCTGCCCGCGGCCGCGACCATCGCGAGCCTGCTCGGGCACAACTGGCGCTATCCCATGCTCTTCCGGGTGGTCAAGGACGACTGA
- the pknB gene encoding Stk1 family PASTA domain-containing Ser/Thr kinase: MSQPRLLGGRYELDTVIGRGGMAEVFRARDLRLDRLVAIKTLRHDLARDHVFQARFRREAQSAASLNHPAIIAVYDTGEDTVDGVSIPYIVMEYVEGRTLKELLDDDRRLVPERSAELVDGILNALEYSHDNGIVHRDIKPANVMLTRNAEVKVMDFGIARSMGDDQATMTQASQVIGTAQYLSPEQARGERVDPRSDIYSTGCVLYELLTSQPPFTGDSPVSIAYQHVREEPVPPTEVDPQVPDWLEDITLRALTKDREERYQNAAEMRADIQRGLAGMPTQAGTMAMAAAGATTTLPPADGYDDYDDGYDDYDDDRKKGGAGKAALWILLAVGVIASLFLAYFLITNGLSDEPEQQAVPDVTGSTEEEARSTLEEAGFTNITPQTRESDEQPGTVVETDPESGTEVPLDEDIVLYVSSGPGAIEIPDVAGQSQADAIATLNGEGFENVTTEERPSNDVDQGTAIGTEPGAGGSAAPDAEITVLVSSGPEQVQIPDLLGMTREDAESALSQEGLNAAFQEQEDATAAAGTVISQAPAAGQSVNAGTTVTITLATEPAQPDPPTDDEEPTDPDPPTDEETPPGDGEDDDGGLFPPGG, from the coding sequence ATGTCCCAGCCCCGGCTCCTCGGCGGCCGCTACGAACTCGACACGGTGATCGGGCGCGGCGGCATGGCTGAGGTTTTCCGCGCCCGCGACCTGCGACTCGACCGTCTCGTCGCGATCAAGACCCTCAGGCACGACCTGGCCAGGGACCACGTGTTCCAGGCCCGGTTCCGTCGGGAGGCCCAGTCAGCGGCGTCCCTGAACCACCCCGCGATCATCGCCGTCTACGACACCGGCGAGGACACGGTCGACGGGGTGTCCATCCCCTACATCGTCATGGAGTACGTCGAGGGGCGGACGCTCAAGGAGCTCCTGGACGACGACCGCCGCCTGGTGCCCGAGCGCTCGGCGGAACTGGTCGACGGCATCCTCAACGCGCTGGAGTACAGCCACGACAACGGGATCGTCCACCGCGACATCAAGCCCGCGAACGTGATGCTGACCCGCAACGCCGAAGTGAAGGTCATGGACTTCGGCATCGCCCGTTCCATGGGCGACGACCAGGCGACGATGACGCAGGCGTCGCAGGTCATCGGCACCGCGCAGTACCTGTCTCCGGAGCAGGCGCGCGGAGAGCGGGTGGACCCGCGCAGTGACATCTACTCCACGGGCTGCGTGCTCTACGAGCTGCTGACCAGCCAGCCGCCCTTCACCGGCGACTCCCCCGTCTCGATCGCCTACCAGCACGTGCGGGAGGAGCCGGTCCCGCCCACCGAGGTGGACCCGCAGGTCCCCGACTGGCTGGAGGACATCACCCTGCGGGCCCTGACCAAGGACCGCGAGGAGCGCTACCAGAACGCCGCGGAGATGCGCGCCGACATCCAGCGCGGCCTGGCGGGGATGCCCACCCAGGCGGGCACCATGGCCATGGCCGCGGCGGGCGCGACGACCACGCTGCCGCCCGCGGACGGATATGACGACTACGACGACGGTTACGACGACTACGACGACGACCGCAAGAAGGGCGGCGCGGGCAAGGCCGCGCTGTGGATCCTGCTCGCCGTCGGTGTGATCGCGTCACTGTTCCTGGCGTACTTCCTGATCACCAACGGCCTGTCCGACGAGCCGGAGCAGCAGGCGGTCCCCGACGTCACCGGCAGCACCGAGGAGGAGGCCCGCTCCACTCTGGAGGAGGCGGGCTTCACCAACATCACCCCGCAGACCCGCGAGAGCGACGAGCAACCGGGGACGGTCGTGGAGACCGACCCCGAGTCGGGCACCGAGGTGCCGCTGGACGAGGACATCGTCCTGTACGTCTCCAGCGGCCCGGGGGCGATCGAGATCCCCGACGTGGCCGGGCAGAGCCAGGCCGACGCGATCGCGACGTTGAACGGGGAGGGCTTCGAGAACGTCACCACGGAGGAACGGCCGAGCAACGACGTCGACCAGGGCACCGCGATCGGTACGGAGCCGGGTGCGGGCGGTTCGGCCGCCCCGGACGCCGAGATCACCGTGCTCGTCTCCTCCGGACCGGAGCAGGTGCAGATCCCCGACCTGCTCGGGATGACGCGTGAGGACGCGGAGTCGGCCCTGTCCCAGGAGGGGCTGAACGCCGCCTTCCAGGAGCAGGAGGACGCGACCGCGGCGGCGGGGACGGTCATCTCCCAGGCGCCCGCGGCCGGCCAGTCGGTCAACGCCGGAACCACCGTGACGATCACGCTCGCCACGGAGCCCGCGCAGCCCGACCCGCCGACGGACGACGAGGAGCCGACCGACCCCGATCCGCCGACCGACGAGGAGACCCCGCCCGGGGACGGCGAGGACGACGACGGGGGCCTCTTCCCGCCGGGCGGGTGA
- a CDS encoding helix-turn-helix transcriptional regulator, whose protein sequence is MTLSDVADELEWSPAKLGHIETGIRKWPSVMEISALLRLYGVTGGQREAILTLVRESRLRPWWTEYEDVLSSAYVGNEAGAVAVQCYAGLLVPDLLQVPDYTAVVAGALGHDERGVERMVAAQLKRQEIFDQGGLARYHAIVEEDALQRVSSDLDLLRAQTTRLVELAAGSDHVTIQLLPTSAGPHPGAAGPFSVLEFDEDEAALAYVDATQGGAIVESEEAVRECRRVWDGLARVAASPQASAGILRRMALLT, encoded by the coding sequence ATGACCCTCAGCGACGTCGCCGACGAGCTGGAGTGGTCGCCCGCCAAGCTGGGCCACATCGAGACCGGGATCCGCAAGTGGCCGTCGGTCATGGAGATCTCGGCGCTCCTGCGTCTGTACGGAGTGACCGGAGGGCAGCGTGAGGCGATCCTGACGCTCGTCCGCGAGTCCAGGCTGCGCCCGTGGTGGACGGAGTACGAGGACGTGCTCTCCTCGGCCTACGTCGGCAACGAGGCGGGCGCGGTGGCGGTCCAGTGCTACGCGGGCCTCCTCGTGCCCGACCTCCTCCAGGTGCCCGACTACACGGCCGTGGTCGCCGGGGCCCTGGGGCACGACGAGCGCGGTGTCGAGCGCATGGTGGCGGCCCAGCTGAAGCGCCAGGAGATCTTCGACCAGGGCGGGCTGGCGCGCTACCACGCCATCGTGGAGGAGGACGCCCTCCAGCGGGTCTCCTCCGACCTCGACCTCCTGCGGGCGCAGACCACCCGGTTGGTGGAACTGGCCGCCGGGAGCGACCACGTCACCATCCAGCTGCTGCCGACCTCGGCCGGCCCGCATCCGGGTGCCGCGGGTCCGTTCTCCGTCCTGGAGTTCGACGAGGACGAGGCCGCCCTGGCCTACGTCGACGCGACCCAGGGCGGGGCCATCGTCGAGTCGGAGGAAGCGGTTCGCGAGTGTCGGCGGGTGTGGGACGGACTCGCCCGTGTCGCGGCGTCGCCGCAGGCCAGCGCGGGCATTCTCCGCCGCATGGCCCTGCTGACCTGA
- a CDS encoding WhiB family transcriptional regulator yields the protein MWNEKMAARAKCREIDPDALFVQGAAQNRAKLICRGCPVRTQCLAEALDSRIEFGVWGGMTERERRALLRRRKDVSNWYELLTSAERNYERKRTDQEAVRAAGVPAAAQR from the coding sequence ATGTGGAACGAGAAGATGGCGGCGCGCGCCAAATGCCGGGAGATCGACCCTGACGCACTGTTCGTTCAGGGAGCGGCCCAGAACAGGGCCAAGCTGATCTGCCGCGGGTGCCCCGTCCGAACGCAGTGTCTGGCCGAAGCGCTGGACAGCCGAATCGAGTTCGGTGTCTGGGGAGGAATGACCGAACGGGAACGCCGGGCGCTGCTGCGCCGGCGCAAGGACGTCTCCAACTGGTACGAACTGCTCACCAGTGCGGAGCGCAACTACGAGCGCAAGCGCACCGACCAGGAGGCCGTCAGGGCCGCCGGTGTGCCGGCCGCCGCGCAGCGGTAG
- a CDS encoding iron ABC transporter substrate-binding protein → MRSIPRRLRLAAVAVPVFALIASACGTDDSEPGGGDASAEAVTIYSGRDQELIDPVIDMMREATGLDIEVRYGDTAQMANQIVTEGDQTNADLFIAQDAGALGLLVQEGLLAELPAETTDLVAEEYRDGGGRWVGLSGRSRVFAYDPADVEELPDSVLDLTDEEWNGRVGFAATNGSFQAFVTALRVIEGDDVAQQWLEDMAANDVQLYENNRAQLDALENDEIDLSLNNHYYWYERRAEMGEDAVTSELHYLTNGDAGGLVNVAGAGITAGAANPEGAQQALDYLLSEEGQTFFAENTYEYPLVPGIELADGLVELESLQQPDIDLSDLSDLDTSIDMIREAGLE, encoded by the coding sequence ATGCGCTCCATCCCCCGACGACTGCGGCTTGCGGCGGTGGCGGTTCCCGTCTTCGCGCTGATCGCCTCCGCGTGCGGCACCGACGACTCCGAGCCCGGCGGCGGTGACGCCTCCGCGGAAGCGGTGACCATCTACTCGGGTCGCGACCAGGAACTGATCGACCCCGTCATCGACATGATGCGGGAAGCGACCGGCCTGGACATCGAGGTGCGCTACGGCGACACCGCGCAGATGGCCAACCAGATCGTCACCGAAGGTGATCAGACCAACGCGGACCTCTTCATCGCGCAGGACGCCGGTGCGCTCGGCCTGCTCGTCCAGGAGGGGCTGCTCGCCGAGCTCCCCGCGGAGACGACCGACCTCGTCGCCGAGGAGTACCGCGACGGCGGTGGACGCTGGGTCGGACTCTCCGGACGGTCCCGCGTCTTCGCCTATGACCCGGCGGACGTCGAGGAGCTTCCCGATAGCGTCCTGGACCTCACGGACGAGGAGTGGAATGGCCGGGTCGGGTTCGCCGCCACCAACGGCTCGTTCCAGGCGTTCGTCACCGCGCTGCGGGTCATCGAGGGCGACGACGTCGCACAGCAGTGGCTGGAGGACATGGCCGCCAACGACGTCCAGCTCTACGAGAACAACCGAGCGCAGCTGGACGCCCTGGAGAACGACGAGATCGATCTCAGCCTCAACAACCACTACTACTGGTACGAGCGTCGGGCGGAGATGGGCGAGGACGCCGTCACCTCCGAGCTCCACTACCTGACCAACGGCGACGCCGGCGGGCTCGTCAACGTCGCGGGCGCCGGGATCACGGCGGGCGCGGCCAACCCCGAAGGTGCGCAGCAGGCCCTGGACTACCTTCTGAGTGAGGAGGGCCAGACCTTCTTCGCAGAGAACACCTACGAGTACCCGCTCGTCCCCGGGATCGAACTCGCCGACGGGCTCGTGGAGCTGGAATCCCTCCAGCAGCCGGACATCGACCTCAGCGACCTCAGTGACCTGGACACCTCCATCGACATGATCCGCGAGGCGGGTCTGGAGTGA
- a CDS encoding rhomboid family intramembrane serine protease → MSCTRCERPICPDCMVEASVGFQCPACVAQGRRGTRATRTTFGGRTVTRPYVTWTVLALMAVGYLVQMGTADPVGAASASPLVRLFGMLGYAYDPAAGQDIGVLSGEWYRLITAAFLHGGIFHLLFNGYATYLLGTQLERWLGHGRFVALWLLGALSGSALTLIVASYGLELSPVGGLPEPVVAQLSVPLNQVSIGASGAVFALFGAVFVLGRRLNLDLRAVGILLVVNLVLTFLVPRISWTAHIGGLIAGLVLGAVFAYAAGSAAQASRRTLVHALLAAAYAALILALVFFVAPSLVFV, encoded by the coding sequence GTGAGCTGCACCAGGTGCGAACGGCCGATCTGCCCGGACTGCATGGTCGAGGCGTCCGTGGGGTTCCAGTGCCCGGCCTGCGTCGCGCAGGGGAGACGCGGAACGCGGGCGACCCGGACCACCTTCGGCGGCCGGACGGTCACCCGGCCGTACGTGACGTGGACCGTCCTGGCGCTGATGGCCGTGGGGTACCTGGTCCAGATGGGGACGGCGGATCCGGTGGGGGCCGCCTCGGCGTCGCCCCTGGTGCGCCTGTTCGGCATGCTGGGATACGCCTACGACCCGGCGGCCGGCCAGGACATCGGGGTGCTGAGCGGAGAGTGGTACCGGCTGATCACCGCCGCGTTCCTGCACGGCGGGATCTTCCACCTGTTGTTCAACGGGTACGCGACGTACCTGCTCGGCACCCAGCTGGAGCGGTGGCTGGGCCATGGCCGCTTCGTGGCCCTGTGGCTGCTCGGCGCCCTGTCCGGGTCGGCGCTCACGCTGATCGTCGCCTCGTACGGGCTGGAGCTGTCGCCCGTGGGCGGGCTGCCCGAACCGGTGGTGGCACAGTTGTCCGTGCCGCTCAACCAGGTGTCGATCGGTGCGTCCGGTGCGGTCTTCGCCCTGTTCGGGGCGGTGTTCGTCCTCGGCCGCCGGCTCAACCTCGACCTGCGGGCCGTCGGGATCCTGCTGGTGGTCAACCTCGTGCTGACCTTCCTGGTGCCGCGGATCTCCTGGACCGCGCACATCGGCGGACTCATCGCCGGACTGGTCCTCGGCGCGGTCTTCGCCTACGCGGCGGGCTCGGCTGCCCAGGCGTCGCGCCGCACGCTGGTGCACGCGCTCCTCGCGGCGGCCTACGCCGCACTGATCCTGGCCCTGGTGTTCTTCGTGGCGCCGAGCCTGGTCTTCGTCTGA
- a CDS encoding iron ABC transporter permease, whose product MTRVHHGRTAPEPSHTGSGAGAGASQGAGTRDRARPGGRLGRLAGPLRRRLPLALPLYLLAGATGALAVLPLGYVVFQALSAGPAALAENLLRARTLQLLGNSLGLTATVTLASLVVGTALALLVTRVRLPGGRVWGLVATLPLAIPSYVAAMVWMEALPQFRGFAGSAIVLTLCCYPYVFLPVAAALGRSDRDQEEIARSLGSGPVHVLLRVTLRHVQPSATAGALLVALYVLSDFGSVATMRYDTFTRVIYNDFRNRFDLASAASLSLVLVAVTLLVLWGEARARGRARFSRLGSGSTRRRPPLDPAGHLAGNRPPAVAALVRGVVGALLVLPFVAVAAAALVFPVAMLAYWIVRGSSAGLDPQRMAETALTTLGLSALAAVVTLVLALPVGILAARHRGRVPRLLEGATWTGYSMPGVVVAVALVYFAVTYAHPLYQQAPLLVLAYALLFLPAAVGSVRSAVAQSAPALEEVGRSLGHGAPQVFGRVTLPLAFPGLAAGATLVFLACMKELPVTLMLHPTGTETIAMRLWSATNVGRFAAAAPYAMMLIVLASVPAFVLGRWAGERRDEP is encoded by the coding sequence GTGACGCGCGTCCACCACGGACGGACGGCGCCGGAGCCCTCCCACACCGGGAGCGGCGCCGGCGCCGGCGCGTCGCAGGGCGCGGGCACCAGGGACCGGGCCCGCCCCGGTGGTCGCCTCGGCCGACTGGCCGGGCCGCTCCGGCGCCGTCTCCCGCTCGCCCTGCCGCTGTACCTCCTCGCCGGCGCCACCGGAGCGCTGGCGGTCCTCCCCCTGGGCTACGTGGTGTTCCAGGCCCTGTCCGCGGGGCCCGCGGCCCTCGCCGAGAACCTCCTGCGCGCACGCACCCTGCAGCTCCTCGGCAACAGCCTGGGGCTCACCGCGACCGTCACCCTCGCCAGCCTGGTCGTCGGAACGGCCCTGGCCCTGCTCGTCACGCGGGTCCGGCTGCCCGGCGGGCGCGTGTGGGGGCTGGTCGCCACGCTCCCCCTCGCTATTCCCAGCTACGTCGCCGCCATGGTGTGGATGGAGGCACTCCCCCAGTTCCGCGGTTTCGCCGGTTCGGCCATCGTCCTCACCCTGTGCTGCTACCCCTACGTGTTCCTGCCGGTGGCGGCCGCGCTGGGCCGGTCCGACCGGGACCAGGAGGAGATCGCCCGCTCGCTCGGCAGCGGGCCGGTCCACGTCCTCCTTCGCGTGACGCTCCGCCACGTCCAGCCCTCGGCCACCGCCGGCGCATTGCTGGTCGCGCTCTACGTGCTGTCGGACTTCGGGTCCGTGGCGACCATGCGCTACGACACCTTCACCCGGGTGATCTACAACGACTTCCGCAACCGCTTCGATCTGGCGAGTGCCGCCTCCCTCAGTCTCGTCCTCGTCGCCGTCACTCTGCTGGTGCTGTGGGGTGAGGCCCGTGCGCGGGGCAGGGCGCGGTTCAGCCGCCTGGGGTCCGGGAGCACCAGGCGACGGCCTCCACTCGACCCGGCGGGACACCTGGCCGGGAACCGCCCTCCGGCGGTCGCCGCCCTGGTTCGGGGCGTGGTCGGCGCGCTCCTGGTGCTGCCGTTCGTCGCGGTGGCCGCGGCGGCGCTGGTGTTCCCCGTCGCGATGCTCGCGTACTGGATCGTGCGCGGCTCCTCGGCCGGACTCGATCCGCAGCGGATGGCCGAGACCGCGCTCACCACGCTGGGGCTGTCCGCACTCGCCGCGGTGGTCACACTGGTCCTCGCCCTGCCTGTGGGCATCCTCGCCGCCCGCCACCGCGGCCGGGTCCCCCGCCTGCTGGAGGGGGCCACCTGGACGGGCTACTCGATGCCGGGCGTCGTGGTGGCCGTCGCGCTGGTGTACTTCGCCGTCACCTACGCGCATCCGCTCTACCAGCAGGCGCCTCTGCTCGTCCTCGCCTACGCCCTGCTCTTCCTGCCGGCCGCGGTCGGCTCGGTGCGCAGCGCCGTCGCCCAGTCCGCGCCCGCGCTGGAGGAGGTCGGCCGGAGCCTGGGGCACGGCGCACCCCAGGTGTTCGGCCGGGTCACACTGCCGCTGGCCTTCCCCGGCCTCGCGGCCGGCGCCACCCTGGTCTTCCTGGCGTGCATGAAGGAGCTGCCGGTGACCCTGATGCTGCACCCCACCGGGACCGAGACCATCGCCATGCGCCTCTGGTCGGCCACCAACGTGGGCCGCTTCGCCGCGGCCGCGCCCTACGCCATGATGCTCATCGTCCTGGCGTCCGTACCCGCGTTCGTCCTCGGCCGGTGGGCTGGGGAGAGAAGGGATGAGCCATGA
- a CDS encoding peptidylprolyl isomerase, with translation MSDSKGQPTARLNTNKGTIVVKLFEEEAPETVANFIGLADGSKQWMDPTTGKPSNSSLYEGTIFHRVIDGFMVQGGDPLGTGRGGPGYTFGDEIHPKLRFDRPFLLAMANAGPGTNGSQFFITVDKPYWLDGRHTIFGEVVEGQDVVGEIATTATDAQDRPREDVVINSIEISR, from the coding sequence GTGTCCGACTCCAAGGGTCAGCCCACCGCGCGGCTGAACACCAACAAGGGAACCATCGTCGTCAAGCTGTTCGAGGAGGAGGCACCTGAGACGGTCGCCAACTTCATCGGGCTGGCGGACGGTTCGAAGCAGTGGATGGACCCCACCACGGGCAAGCCGTCCAACAGCAGCCTGTACGAGGGCACGATCTTCCACCGCGTGATCGACGGCTTCATGGTCCAGGGCGGCGACCCCCTCGGCACCGGCCGTGGCGGCCCCGGCTACACCTTCGGTGACGAGATCCACCCGAAGCTGCGCTTCGACCGCCCGTTCCTGCTGGCCATGGCCAACGCGGGCCCCGGCACCAACGGGTCGCAGTTCTTCATCACGGTCGACAAGCCCTACTGGCTCGACGGCCGCCACACGATCTTCGGTGAGGTCGTCGAGGGCCAGGACGTCGTGGGCGAGATCGCCACGACCGCCACGGACGCCCAGGACCGTCCCCGCGAGGACGTGGTCATCAACAGCATCGAGATCTCCCGCTAG
- a CDS encoding DLW-39 family protein: MKKIIILALVALGAFAVYRKIQADRAELDLWTEATAVSES; the protein is encoded by the coding sequence GTGAAGAAGATCATCATCCTGGCGCTGGTGGCCCTCGGGGCTTTCGCCGTCTACCGCAAGATCCAGGCCGACCGCGCCGAGCTCGACCTGTGGACCGAGGCGACGGCGGTCAGCGAGAGCTGA